TCCACCGTGGCCCGCTCATCAGGGCCTGGTTCACTACTCATCCAAGGACGGTCATGGTGTTCCTACCACCTTACTCTCCTTTCCTCAATCCTGTTGAGGAGTATTTCTCCACTTGGAGGTGGAGAGTGTATGAGCATCGGGCTCAAGATCACAGGTCCCTGCTCCATGCAATGAGAGGATATTACAGGAGATCAGTGTAGGGGATGGTTGCACGCCGTTTCTTCCCCTCATTTTTTGCAAGGGAGCTTTAGTGTTGTGCTGAACAGTAAGACTGTTTTGCCAAATGTACTTAGAGTTTTGAGAATGTAATTTCTGTTTCAAGAAATTAGCCAAACCAatggagaaaaactgtaatatacaaataataaaatatgtaaaaaaaaaagtgcacttTTCCCGAGGGGATTTTAAATGACTAAACAGTATGTTTATTTACTGGTTCTGTAACAGACTCACCAGTCTATTGTCTTCTAGGTTTCTTTTGTCTCTTGTATCAGATGTGGATTTGGGAGCATTCTTCCTGTTTAgtacacaaataaataattaataaatgtaaccaATTTAATAACAAATCAAAaaattttacaaatgttaatgTTCCCCTCACCTGAACCAGATgaatccagagagacagaggatgagaaccagaacaACCACTGTGATTCCTACAGATGCAGACAGAGCTGAGGATCTTCCTAAAATGCAATTTGAATGATAAGAATGTATGGCATGATGTTAAACAAAACAGATGAATATGATATAAGATGTTATTGCTATACTTGTTGTTAAGAACACATTTAATCATTGTTAAGAGTTATATTGCTAGTAATATTGCATTAAAGTAACAAAGATTTAACTTGTACCTGCCACAATGATCATCAGAACTGTAGAATTCATAGATCCTATTCCATTCCTGacctcacagtaatattctccactgtcctcagatgtgatgttagtgatgctgtaactctgtcctgatgcttttggtgtggttacagtcttcttgtaccagatgtatttgtccacaggtgggttggcatcactgctgcaggtcagagtcactgaactgccctccactatttcaccagagggactgactgacacGGAGGGGTTCTTTGGAGCATCTGGGGAACATTATGTTTCAATACAcagtttataaaataaatatttacactgGAAtatagaatatactgtatggatTTGCAAGTAAAATATTGCTGtaacaaattcagtttttctgtTTGATATGGAGACACTGTGACTAATGAAAACATCAGATGGTAATGTTTGGTTAACTTACAATGTACATCCACAAAAACACTTGAAGAGTTGAGACGTCCATATTTATTCTGagcctcacagtaatattctccactgtcctcagatgtgatgttagtgatgctgtaactctgtcctgatgcttttggtgaggttacagtcttcttgtaccaggtgtgtttgtccacaggtgggttggcatcactgctgcaggtcagagacactgaactgccctccactatttcaccagagggactgaTTGACACTGAGGTGCTCTTTGGAGCATCTGTTAGGATCATAATGTTTATAgaaagatgtattttaaatgttataagaAATGTATCTGAAAAGCCATTCCATAAAAGTCAATCTAgtaaatgtgttgtcttgtcccTTGTAAATTAGAATTTATCAGAAATTGCTCATACAAatacccagccttaaacccccaGTAGTAAGCAGTCATTCAGTAGATTGGGTATAGTCATatacttacaaaaaaaaacacaaatcactCTTCAATGACACCCtcatgccagatggtcaatcaTACATTACTGAGGTTGTCAGAATGTGActtacagagagagaatctaaacacagatgtgtATCTTGTTCTTGTCCTACTAAAATGAgattaattgtaaaaaaaaaatactatagttgTAATCTCAAGTGTAGACACAAATTTCTAGGGATTGATCTGGATGGCAACTTTCCGAGGACACTAAACGCTTCTTGAATGGGTATTTCAGGGTCTCAAGCTTCAGCCACTTGAATACCAGTTGTCCAGGAGGGGCATCAAGTACCCTGGACATGAGGTGAGAGTCAGACCCCAGACACGACCAGCACACCTGTCAATCGCAACCACAGATAGGCAGGAAATATTTTCTGCCTGTGGTGTGTGCTTTCACTTTGccctctgactgtttctctgAACTTTTTGCTACACAGGACATCAGGACTACCAGGCAGAAAACGGTCAGCATGCGTTTGGAATTATAAAAGTACTTCTGGCGAATGCCCCAATTCTCTCTGTATTGACTTTGCTCTTCACAGTGTAACATAATGCCAGTCTGTATGTAGTTTAGGATGTTTAAGAGCATCATTAATTATGCATGCCATGGCCTGATCTCAACAAATACCAATGACCATACATTAATCAGTAGAAAACATAGTGTGGTGTAAACCACAAACCCCTCAAGATTCattattgcaatttaaaactTCTTACACTATAGTAAATGTCAAGTTATTTGATGGCACACTTGTGTCATACTGTCAAAATTGCCTTGGCTTTCAGCCCATCAGCATTCAGGAGAAcatgaatattatatatatatatatatatatatatatatatatatatatatatactgtattatatatatatatatatatatatatatatatatatacattgagTATGGACAATTCACTGTGTATCTCATGTACTTACATGTGACATTGAGAGTCTTTTCAGGAGACAGGAGAGTCTCATGACCTTTGACACCACAGGAGTATCTGCCTGCATCTTCACTGCTGACTGCGAGGATATGGACAGTAGAGTTGGTGTTGGTGTTTTCTATAGGCTGTCCATTCTTATACCAACTGTATTCTGGGTTGGGGTCCAGACTACATTTAGTTGTACATGTCAGAGTGACCCTGTTCCCCTCTGACACAGATGGAGGCTCCATCTCCAACACAACATCTATAGTAAATCAACAAAGTGGCTCAATTTATACAACAACTCAGAGTGTGGGATACAAGGTTGATCTTCTCAACAACTTTATCAATGTTTGTGTCCCATGACAACCCCACTTTAACagtgttaaacaaatgtgtTCACATGCAGaagtctacactcacctaaaggattattaggaacaccatactaataatgtgtttgaccccctctcgccttcagaactgccttaattctacgtggcattgattcaacaaggtactgaaaaTATTcttgttggcccatattgataggatagcatcttgcagttgatggagatctgtgggatgcacatccaggacacgaagctcctgttccaccacatcccaaagatgctctattgggttgagatctggtgactgtgggggccatttcagtacagtgaactcattgtcatgttcaagaaaccaatttgaaatgatttgagctttgtgacatggtgcattatcctgctggaagtagccatcagaggatgggtacatggtggtcataaagggatggacatggtcagaaactgGACATGGTTAAATTCTgaactctaccatctgaatgtctcaaaagaaatcgAAACTCTTTAGACCAggctgtaacgaggacgcgcgtggaggacgcgcgccacccctcccgacgtggtgttcggcgcacgtcatcgccggccttctagccacgccgctcctcctctcacggcactgtcatgtcttgttattgcacacacctggtgtccattccctcattagatcgcatatataagttcctgtgtttctggtctttgtgtggtattgttctatgtgcggtgtacattttgtatgagctgtctgcacgcttgttttgcgcctgtgcgcTTTGAGTTTTTACGCGTGCCCTttgtgtgaatatatatatagcgattgaaactacctccctgcgttggctccttatttcacgcacctactaCACCGGTTacacaggcaacattcttccagtcttcaactgtccaattttggtgagctcgtgcaaattgtagcctctttttcctatttgtagtggagatgagtggtacccggtggggtcttctgctgttgtagcccatccgcctcaaggttgtgtgtgttgtagcctcacaaatgctttgctgcatacctcggttgtaacgagtggttatttcagtcaaagttgctcttctatcagcttgaatcagtcggcccattctcctctgacctctagcatcaacaagacattttcgcccacaggactgctgcattttggatgttttgcccttttcacaccattctttgtatacCCTAAAAATGGTtctgcatgaaaatcccagtaactgagcagattgtgaaatactcagaccggcccatctgacaccaacaaccatgccacgctcaaaattgcttaaatcacctttctttcccattctgacgttcagtttggagttcaggagattgtcttgaccaggaccacaccctttaatgcattgaagcaactgccatgtgattggttgattagataattgcattaatgagaaattgaacaggtgttcctaataatcctttaggtgagtgtatatctgatGTGCTGATCATGGTGAACTAATTTAGCTGAGTCCACCTTTAACATGGTAATTAAAGTAAACAAGGTGTGACAGATTACCTGTGACTGTCAGTGAGATAGAAGAGCCATCTTTCCTATAATCCCAAGTTGCAAAACTGAAGTAGTATGATGTTGAGTCCTCCTCTCTTAGATCTGTGATTCTCAGGGTACAGTTGTTGTCCTTATTCCCACAGTACGATACACGACCTGCATTATCATCTGAGATTTTCTTCCAGTCATGATTCATCCTGTAATACCATTCAGTGGTCTTGATTCTATAACCCCTGGGATATGTGTAAGAGCAGGACAGGTCCACTGTTGACCCCTTCAATGCACAGATCCTCTGAGAGGAGTAAGTCACACAATAATCATTGTTacctgaaatgaaaaaaatatataaatatagatgTAAATATTGAAAAATTCTGATTGCTTATATCATATGATATATCAGATACAACAAAATGGTATTCATTTGAACatgtccacactcacacactgcagGAGACAAGAGACTGTCATGGCTTTTAATAGCACAGGAGTAACGATCTTCATCACTAAACTTGTGTACATAAAAGCTGGAATTGCCCTCTACAACAGGTTGTCCattcttgtaccagatgtaggtggggtTACTAGTCAGAGAACAGGTGGTTCTACAGGTCAGTGTCTTTATATCTTCACCAGTCACCTCCACTTGGAGATCTGGAGGGaaaataaaaggaaacgtgTTTTAGTTAAAACCAATATCACTCTTCTTATTGGAAATGTAACACCTGATTTGAGTTGTACTGTGTTATTACATATCCAAGGTTCCATAACCTGTGACAGACATGGTGATATGTGATCCAGTTGTCCAATGATAACCAGTTttaaaactgaagaaatatGATGCtgagtcagtctctctcaggtctgtgattCTCAGTGTACAGTCTTTGTCCTTATTCCCAAGGTACAATACACGACCTGTAGAATAATCTACAATTTCTTTCCAGTTTCCATTCTTCTGATAATACCATTCTGTTGTCTTGACATCTTGATGACTGTGATATGTGTAAGAGCAGGACAGGTCCACTGTTGACCCCTTCAAGACACAGATACTCTGAGAGGTGTACTTCACACAATAACTTCCCTTACCTGGAATACAACAATTATACTGAGAAATATCACTTATGATTCAcaacatggtgtttgttttacaattgtgtttgtttcataCTCACACACTGCAGGAGCCAGTAGGTTCTCATGGCCTTTAAAACCACAGGAGTAACTGTTTCTATCACTAAAGTCGTACAAAAACAAGCTAGAAGAGTCCCCTCCAACACTTTGTCCATTATTATACCAGATGTAGGTGGTTTTGTAAGACAGAGAACAGGATGAACTACAGGTCAGAGTCCTTTCATTGTACCAACCCACATTCACCTGCAGATCTGAACAGAGTGATTTCAAAAGAAGGGAAACATTAATTAGTTAAAACATAGCTGTtcttattgaaaatgtaatatatgatCCCAGTTGTACTATGTTATTACATAACTACGATTACAGTACCTGTGACAGTCAGGGAGACATAGTCAACTTTCATTGAATCCCAAGGTGTAAAACTGAAGGAATATAATTATTACACAACCAAGGTTCCAGTACCTGTGACAGACAGGACAATCTGTGATCCAGATGTCCATGAATATCCAGTTGTAAATCTGAAGTAATATGATCCTGAGTCCTcctctctcaggtctgtgattCTCAGGGTACAGTCATTGTACATATTCCCACGATACGATACACGACCAGCAGAATTATCTAAGATTTTAGTCCAGATTCCATGTTTCCAGTAATACCATTCGGTTCCTGTGACTGTGTAACCCCAGGGATTTGTGTAAGAGCAGGACAGGTCCACTGTTGACCCCTTCAAGGCACAGATACTCTCAGAGGTGTACTTCACACTCTGACCCAGTACCACTGCAACACCTTCACACAAAACAGGATGTTACTTTAAACACGAGCAAGcaggtttatttatattatatagcACAagtcatacatagaagcaattcaatgtgcttctaaaaagaaaatataaaactacaatagaataaaaacaaatactagaacaaaaacatcaaattgGCAATTCAATGCGTTGTACTAAATAGAAATAAATTaatagaaataaatacattatgttACAAAAAAACTGGTAAATTCCTTAGTAGATTTCATGAGGAGTCTATAAAGCATCCATCACTCAGAGTCACTGAATGTGCACAGAACACACTCGAATAATACTTAAGTCCTCCTTTAAGAAACCTATGCAGATGGGTGAGGGAATGTAAAGGAAAGGAAACAGTACATACCTGTCAAAGACCAAAGAAagaccacaaacacacttccTGTTGTTCTCAAGACCATTGTCGTATCTCCCTCCCTGTAGTCTTGGAAATATAAAGAACCACTCACTCTAGGACTGGTACATTTAACATACAGACAGGTACCCTCTCAATGGAGAACAAGGACCCATAACTGAAGAGGAACCAGTCTCATATAATTCTGTTCTGTGTGATCTAATAGTGTTGTTTACATGTTAATCCTCAAGGTCTTAATGCTAGATGGACAATGTATATAATGCTTGTGATGTACAACTTATTGGAAGATTTAGTTATTATAACATCATTATTATTTGAGTTATATACATTAATATGGTAATGAAACTTTGAAAGTGTTTTTATACTTTGCTGGCAAAACATTTAGTTGAAACAGGCATACATATAAAGTGAAATTCTGTTCTCTTGTCCCAGACtcatcttttaattatattttaatgtcCCTTGATTGTTcagcaaaaatagcaatttgAACTTCACTTTCCCAAACACTTTTCCCAACACTATAGgaaaatgtacatgtgtgtgttagATTTGTCAGCGTCTCACTTCTCAAGCTGACATTATTATTTCGAAATCGTCCTATTCATCGTCATCAATCatcaacaacaataaacatattTCTGTGTTAAAGCGAAGCCCTATACAAAGGTACACTGTGTCATTAAGTgtgacaaacacatacacacacccacatatacacaccttCTATGTAATAAAGATACTGTGGACACATCCTAAGTCAGCACTCAATTAAAgaacatattatatattatcTAGAAGTAATACCCTAAACACACctcataataaataaaaggatTCAGTACAAACCCTCCAAAATGTCACACATGTCAACCctccaaaaacaaatattataataaaaatgattacCTCTAGACATTGTCAAGTGTGTGATTTAGTCACTTACTGATTGAGGTAAGAGCTCCTGTTGTGTCACAAGTCAACTAAATGGCATTGAAGCAAAATCATGTGACAATAAAAAGGGAGTTTTGGTGGTGacacaaattaaaaataatcaaGACAAAAATCCCTGATGCTGAACAGTCCTTTACTTCCTCATAAAGTCGGTATCAAAATCAGACAGGCACTTGAGAAAAGAGGTGTAAATGTTTCTCAAATGGAAAATTTTCAACAGGCTGCCATAGTAATTTGAAGTGGCTgaagggaaaagagaaagaaatatcCTATCAACATTTCTTCAATTAGAGTAGCATTTTTGACTAGTTTAGATTCAAATTTCAAGTaaagtacaaagaaatgcagttagcatctaaccagacgCTAATAGAAGAGGGCACAACATGTACAATAAtgaagtataatgtatgttacaagtgggatgtatagatgaaGGCAAATGCCAAGTACAAAATGCAATTccaaatgtgcaatgaaggcaaattgaaggtaacatgtgcaactgaaatgcaaggaTGACaggaggttcccgaggtagacaggTACATCTAACAACTGAAAATGGCCTTATCTGGCTTTgcaagcagtgtcagagtccagtagtacagaaagagtagtgcaacaaggtccctgcgAGGCAGTATTaagtgggtgggtgtggttagtgtgGAATCACAGATTTCAACAGAGTTACAATacccaaaacacatttcactgtatataaaataattaaaggaTTCAATACAAATCCTCAAAAATGTCACTTGCATttactaaaaacaaatattataataaaaaaatatttaagacaTTGTCAAATGTGTGATTTTAGTCACTTATAGATAAAGGTAAGAGCTCCTGTTGTGTCACAAGTCAACTAAATGGCATTGAAGCAAAACCACATGCCAGTAATAAGGGAGTTCTGTTggtgaaataaattaaaaacagttGAGACAAAAATCCCTGATGCTGAACAGTCTTTTCCTTCCTTATAAAGACGGTATCACAATCAGACAGGCACTTGAGATAAGGGGCGTAACTGTTTTTCAAACGGAAAATGTTCAACAGGCTGGAGTAGTAATTTGAGGAAGTGGCTGATTGTgtcaaaaagatgaaatgtgtcTTGTGCTGTGTGTTCTGTTGACTACATACAAAATCATGTGAACTGTTTACAAATAGCCTTCAATTTGGAACGTTTATAAAACATAAGAATATGTTGCTCTACCTTTCTGAGATCATCAAAGAACAGGTCAAAGTTCTATTTAAATCTAGTCTGCTCATGATGCcattcacaatattcaataatcccattaaatgtattcacatcatcatcatcagctgTGTCTCAACGTCAAAGTAATTCTTATGGTTTCAccggtcaacaacaacaaaaacgaCAATAAAAACATCAGTGCCAAAAACAATGACGACAACCACAGTAACTTATTGAACACTTGTTGCGTTGCATCAACACTCATTGTCCAATTTCAATTTTATTCTCATGTTTTGTTCTTTAGAAACAGAGGATTTGTTCTTTAGAAACTGTCAGGTAAGTTCGAGATCTGAGGTGGATTCACATTACAAGGAGTCAAGGCAGTCAGATCCACTGTCACTCATGAACATACATGACGACCAGACCAACACATCAGGAAAGGGGTTCCATGTAGATTGGGTCAGACCCGTGATCTCATTCATGTTATTCTACTAACTCATTCAATATACTCTCATCATCTGGGTGCTTAGGATGGTTAAAGACCATGTAGAATTTAACATAGAC
Above is a window of Esox lucius isolate fEsoLuc1 chromosome 9, fEsoLuc1.pri, whole genome shotgun sequence DNA encoding:
- the LOC117594921 gene encoding uncharacterized protein LOC117594921; the encoded protein is MSRDYREGDTTMVLRTTGSVFVVFLWSLTGVAVVLGQSVKYTSESICALKGSTVDLSCSYTNPWGYTVTGTEWYYWKHGIWTKILDNSAGRVSYRGNMYNDCTLRITDLREEDSGSYYFRFTTGYSWTSGSQIVLSVTDLQVNVGWYNERTLTCSSSCSLSYKTTYIWYNNGQSVGGDSSSLFLYDFSDRNSYSCGFKGHENLLAPAVCKGSYCVKYTSQSICVLKGSTVDLSCSYTYHSHQDVKTTEWYYQKNGNWKEIVDYSTGRVLYLGNKDKDCTLRITDLRETDSASYFFSFKTGYHWTTGSHITMSVTDLQVEVTGEDIKTLTCRTTCSLTSNPTYIWYKNGQPVVEGNSSFYCVSVDMFK